A part of Chitinimonas koreensis genomic DNA contains:
- a CDS encoding lipase family protein, translating into MSIQVLEYSLMAGRSYYSVETRKPYNRFPLPTGWQQAIAVGGNYGSGFEAVALIRGNEVVISYAGTYPKDFAGDGGADLVIGVGTVHAQLIEAALFYQKVKAAYPGASISFTGHSLGGGLAALMAVFFNKPAVTFDPAPFREAARLTNMWQLQAALSNAGYPADADLDSYWTLDLPNDVGPLTPIRGEGNIHAVAVESEFLTNMVTNPNRLYDDIDILKHGAPDLANGIGLHSQALLIAFLADDRLRTLSFQLPDIVRLMLDGDYYGYQGDSQDRGFLEHLVRHQFGADEFVGNYLLTHFTNDVQKLVDAGVAAWPDALRSQMIGLTLQAYWQKEDTAFDREFWTVSGGRLVFHADDVLRQTDEIGDKVAGKWFASYLKVLGLDEAQAEAHMAGRTLTVLSLRDTAQVQRDALRNDALGRDLRLALLSLSPVALLGGADADARLALYDPASEQGALTSQWVADRAKLVGWIGYADAHDVAPLGGTQFIDLATVKENWLFQDASSATSLMVSPLGTASSTTHVVGFGGSMDEILTGRAATDYLYGMNGNDTLQGEAGADYLEGSAGNDQLEGGAGRDTLLGLADDDVLQGDGDEDSLAGGQGNDRLYGGDARDTLRGGAGIDQLFGEDANDALYGDDGADQLNGGMGNDWLEGGEDFDTYFVESGHGDDVVVDADGVGGVVLAGMALAGGQRTLEYGAYLSADQGYRYSWTPNEQGVGDLLVTVVATGQRLVIQQFRNDQLGIHLDSTGTAPAPDNAGNAANDYLHASANFNGGGGNDLILASAGTGTLNGGEGNDFVFAGEGKKMVYGGAGNDYLTGRIVISPAGGDGADWQADYQNWSIKGEVSRRDDWSLTWAFGEQPAAATMMAAADTSQAASISGTVAAADTFKLTPRQPGDADMSSALFNVSGDSSRNLTGFFADGGIGNDWISAAAGNDTLLGGQGDDFVIGDAGDDYAAGGIGNDTLWGNSGNDQLEGGGDDDEISAGQGRDVVSGGDGADLLQGGDDGDFVAGDQGNDTLFGGNGSDDLSGGDGDDYLVGGDLADIDGTADRDTLNGGLGADVLIGDGGSDVLLGGEGNDVLLATVGALAPGMGGDNFLDGGGGNDRLRGDSGNDSLLGGSGADSLLGRDGDDLLAGGDDQDLLQGDGGADSLDGGGGDDSLLGMAGDDVLAGGDGIDALDGGDGNDLLQGDAGLDKLHGDAGDDTLEGGAGDDGLRGDAGNDSLDGGAGQDVLLGKDGDDRLLGGDGVDELVGDEGQDMLSGDGGNDLLHGDGGQDVLSGGEGNDSLSGGDGDDALDGGEGDNLLQGDAGNDTLRGGAGTDGLDGGDGDDRFLWGRGQGSDVVWDAGGEDRIVLDADVGAGSVAFYRSGDHLVLALDDGAQLFVDRQFAAGGHAIEQVAFGDGTVYSAAEIEARAIVVTGPADTLTGSAGDDVFVVDNAADQVIEAKDGGRDVVRSTVDYVLADQVETLELTGVLNIDGYGNGLDNLIRGNAGANVLSGRLGNDTLIGGAGDDTYWVGDAGYYPDCPNLIYNPDEIVERAGEGNDTVVAYNYDQTLGANVENLKIVDTAYSSYARIGRGNGLDNVIEVVAVNIPEAVLDGGAGSDTLIGGAERDFYLIDQDGDVIVERGGDERDTVASSCDYRLADGLENLVLRGMAIEGIGNAARNVLDGYTGDRFYDAYVYGAQTNSTANRLVGLDGDDLYIVGTGDVIEEEAGGGNDVVRFEAGSEADLSKLAHVENAVLGDSHDGSALIGNDGANQLVGRDWGCTVIGGGGDDTLLGGSGMGRDVLDGGEGNDLLIAGQFDTLAGGQGDDTLDGSATDGSWTLRFGRGDGADLIEGIHPGEGEHGTIELGAGIELDDLTVTREGDDLIVELDGAASRSRHSLSARGRIGSRSAAISRPGPMAMLRTGSANCGLPTAWS; encoded by the coding sequence ATGAGTATTCAAGTGCTTGAATATTCCCTGATGGCGGGGCGTTCCTATTATTCCGTAGAAACGCGCAAACCATATAACCGCTTTCCTCTTCCAACTGGTTGGCAGCAAGCCATTGCTGTCGGTGGTAATTATGGTAGCGGCTTCGAAGCAGTGGCTTTGATACGTGGCAATGAAGTGGTGATTAGTTACGCGGGTACCTATCCCAAAGATTTTGCCGGCGATGGTGGCGCCGACTTGGTAATAGGCGTGGGGACAGTGCATGCTCAATTGATCGAGGCCGCCTTGTTCTACCAGAAGGTGAAAGCGGCTTATCCCGGTGCCAGTATTAGTTTCACCGGGCATTCCCTTGGTGGAGGATTGGCTGCGCTGATGGCCGTTTTTTTCAATAAGCCGGCTGTTACCTTCGACCCTGCGCCATTTCGCGAAGCCGCGCGGCTGACCAATATGTGGCAGTTGCAGGCTGCACTGTCGAATGCCGGCTACCCGGCCGATGCGGACCTGGACAGCTACTGGACACTGGATTTGCCCAATGATGTGGGGCCGCTGACGCCGATTCGCGGCGAAGGAAATATCCATGCCGTCGCAGTGGAAAGCGAATTCCTGACCAACATGGTCACGAACCCCAACCGGCTTTATGACGACATCGATATACTGAAACATGGTGCACCCGATTTGGCGAATGGCATCGGATTGCATTCGCAGGCCCTGTTGATTGCTTTCCTGGCCGACGACCGCTTGCGCACGCTCAGTTTCCAACTGCCAGATATCGTCAGGCTGATGCTGGATGGCGATTACTACGGCTACCAAGGGGACTCTCAAGACCGGGGCTTTCTCGAACACTTGGTTCGCCATCAATTCGGTGCGGATGAATTCGTCGGTAATTATCTGCTTACTCATTTCACCAACGACGTGCAAAAGCTCGTCGATGCAGGCGTGGCGGCTTGGCCGGATGCCTTGCGCAGCCAGATGATCGGACTGACGCTGCAAGCCTATTGGCAGAAGGAGGACACGGCGTTCGACCGTGAATTCTGGACCGTCAGCGGGGGCCGGCTGGTGTTCCATGCCGACGACGTGTTGAGGCAGACCGACGAGATCGGCGACAAGGTGGCTGGCAAGTGGTTCGCAAGCTACCTCAAGGTTCTGGGCCTGGATGAGGCGCAAGCCGAAGCCCATATGGCGGGGCGGACGTTGACCGTACTGTCGCTGAGGGACACCGCGCAGGTACAGCGCGATGCCTTGCGCAATGACGCGTTGGGCCGCGATCTGCGCCTGGCGTTGCTGTCGCTGAGCCCAGTGGCTTTGCTCGGCGGGGCGGATGCCGACGCGCGTCTGGCACTCTATGATCCGGCCTCCGAGCAGGGTGCACTGACCAGCCAGTGGGTTGCCGACCGGGCCAAGCTGGTGGGCTGGATCGGTTATGCCGATGCGCACGATGTGGCGCCGCTCGGCGGCACGCAGTTCATCGATCTCGCGACCGTGAAGGAAAACTGGCTGTTCCAGGATGCATCCAGCGCGACTTCGCTCATGGTCAGTCCGCTCGGTACGGCTTCGAGCACGACGCACGTGGTCGGCTTTGGCGGAAGCATGGACGAGATTCTGACGGGCAGGGCTGCGACCGATTATCTCTACGGCATGAATGGTAACGATACCCTTCAGGGAGAAGCCGGCGCAGACTACCTCGAAGGTAGTGCCGGCAACGACCAGCTCGAAGGGGGCGCCGGCCGCGACACGCTGCTGGGTTTGGCTGACGACGACGTGCTGCAAGGCGATGGCGATGAAGACTCGCTGGCCGGAGGTCAGGGCAACGACCGGCTGTATGGTGGCGACGCGCGAGACACGCTGCGCGGTGGTGCCGGTATCGACCAGTTGTTTGGCGAAGACGCCAACGACGCGCTCTACGGTGACGATGGTGCCGATCAGCTCAATGGCGGAATGGGCAATGACTGGCTCGAAGGAGGCGAGGACTTCGATACCTATTTCGTCGAGAGCGGCCACGGCGACGACGTGGTCGTCGACGCCGACGGCGTAGGCGGCGTTGTGCTCGCAGGCATGGCGTTGGCCGGCGGCCAGCGGACGCTGGAATACGGCGCCTACCTCAGCGCCGACCAGGGTTACCGCTACAGCTGGACGCCGAACGAGCAGGGCGTGGGCGATCTGCTGGTCACGGTGGTCGCCACCGGCCAGCGCCTGGTGATCCAGCAGTTCCGCAACGACCAGCTCGGCATCCATCTGGATTCGACCGGCACGGCGCCGGCTCCCGACAACGCGGGCAATGCGGCGAACGACTATCTGCACGCCTCTGCGAACTTCAACGGCGGCGGCGGCAACGACCTGATCCTGGCCTCGGCCGGCACCGGCACGCTCAACGGCGGCGAAGGCAACGACTTCGTCTTCGCCGGCGAGGGCAAGAAGATGGTCTACGGTGGCGCCGGCAACGATTACCTGACTGGTCGTATCGTCATCAGCCCTGCGGGCGGCGATGGGGCCGATTGGCAGGCGGATTACCAGAACTGGTCGATCAAGGGCGAGGTCAGCCGTCGGGACGACTGGTCATTGACCTGGGCCTTCGGTGAGCAGCCGGCAGCAGCCACCATGATGGCCGCGGCAGATACCAGCCAGGCCGCGTCCATCTCCGGCACCGTCGCTGCGGCGGATACCTTCAAGCTCACGCCGCGCCAGCCGGGCGATGCAGACATGAGCTCGGCCCTTTTCAACGTCAGCGGCGATTCCAGCCGCAACCTGACCGGCTTCTTCGCCGACGGCGGCATCGGCAACGACTGGATCTCGGCCGCGGCCGGCAACGACACGCTGCTGGGCGGCCAGGGCGATGACTTCGTGATCGGCGATGCCGGCGACGACTACGCCGCGGGCGGCATCGGCAACGACACGCTGTGGGGCAACAGCGGCAACGACCAGCTCGAAGGCGGCGGCGACGACGACGAGATCAGCGCCGGCCAGGGCCGGGACGTGGTGTCGGGCGGCGACGGCGCCGACCTGCTGCAGGGCGGCGACGACGGCGACTTCGTCGCGGGCGACCAGGGCAACGACACGCTGTTCGGCGGCAACGGCTCGGACGACCTGTCGGGCGGCGACGGCGACGACTACCTGGTCGGCGGCGACCTGGCGGATATCGACGGCACGGCCGACCGCGACACGCTGAACGGCGGCCTGGGCGCCGATGTGCTGATCGGCGACGGCGGCAGCGACGTGTTGCTGGGCGGCGAGGGCAACGACGTGCTGCTGGCGACCGTCGGCGCGCTCGCACCCGGCATGGGCGGCGACAACTTCCTCGACGGTGGCGGCGGCAACGATCGTCTGCGCGGCGATTCTGGTAACGATAGCCTGCTCGGCGGCAGCGGCGCGGACAGCCTGCTGGGCCGCGACGGCGACGACCTGCTCGCGGGCGGCGACGACCAGGATCTGCTGCAAGGCGACGGCGGTGCCGACAGCCTGGACGGCGGCGGGGGCGACGACAGCCTGCTGGGCATGGCGGGCGACGACGTCCTCGCCGGCGGCGACGGCATCGATGCGCTGGACGGTGGCGACGGCAACGATTTGCTGCAGGGCGATGCCGGCCTGGACAAGCTGCACGGCGACGCGGGCGACGACACGCTCGAGGGCGGCGCGGGCGACGACGGCCTGCGCGGCGACGCGGGGAACGACAGCCTGGACGGCGGCGCCGGCCAGGACGTGCTGCTGGGCAAGGACGGCGACGACCGCTTGCTCGGCGGCGACGGCGTCGACGAACTGGTCGGCGACGAGGGGCAGGACATGCTGTCGGGCGACGGCGGCAACGACCTGCTGCACGGCGACGGCGGCCAGGACGTGCTGTCCGGCGGCGAGGGCAACGATTCGCTGAGCGGCGGCGACGGCGATGACGCACTCGATGGCGGCGAGGGCGACAACCTGCTGCAGGGCGATGCGGGCAACGACACGCTCAGGGGCGGGGCCGGTACCGACGGGCTCGACGGCGGCGACGGCGACGACCGCTTCCTGTGGGGCCGCGGCCAGGGCAGCGACGTGGTGTGGGACGCCGGCGGCGAGGACCGGATCGTGCTGGATGCGGACGTGGGGGCGGGGTCGGTGGCGTTCTACCGCAGCGGCGACCACTTGGTGCTGGCGCTGGACGACGGTGCCCAGCTGTTCGTCGACCGGCAGTTCGCGGCGGGCGGGCACGCGATCGAGCAGGTGGCGTTCGGCGACGGCACGGTCTATTCGGCGGCCGAGATCGAGGCGCGCGCGATCGTGGTGACGGGGCCGGCCGACACGCTGACCGGCTCGGCGGGCGACGACGTCTTCGTGGTCGACAATGCGGCGGACCAGGTGATCGAGGCGAAGGACGGCGGCCGCGACGTGGTGCGCAGCACGGTCGACTACGTGCTGGCGGACCAGGTCGAGACGCTCGAATTGACGGGTGTGCTGAATATCGACGGCTACGGCAACGGCCTGGACAACCTGATCCGCGGCAATGCCGGCGCCAATGTGCTGAGCGGCCGGCTGGGCAACGACACGCTGATCGGCGGCGCGGGCGACGATACCTACTGGGTCGGCGATGCCGGCTATTACCCGGATTGTCCCAACCTGATCTACAACCCCGACGAGATCGTCGAGCGGGCCGGGGAGGGGAACGACACGGTCGTGGCCTACAACTACGACCAGACGCTGGGCGCGAACGTTGAGAACCTGAAGATCGTCGACACGGCCTATTCGAGCTATGCGCGCATCGGGCGCGGCAACGGGCTGGACAACGTCATCGAAGTCGTCGCCGTCAATATTCCGGAGGCCGTGCTCGATGGCGGCGCGGGGTCCGATACGCTGATCGGCGGCGCGGAGCGGGACTTCTACCTGATCGATCAGGACGGCGACGTGATCGTGGAGCGGGGCGGGGACGAGCGCGATACCGTCGCCAGTTCCTGCGACTACCGCCTGGCCGACGGCCTGGAGAACCTCGTGCTGCGCGGCATGGCGATCGAGGGGATCGGCAACGCGGCGCGCAATGTGCTGGATGGCTACACTGGCGATCGGTTCTACGACGCTTACGTCTACGGCGCCCAGACCAACTCGACCGCCAATCGGCTGGTCGGGCTGGACGGCGACGATCTCTACATCGTCGGCACGGGCGACGTGATCGAGGAAGAGGCCGGCGGCGGCAACGACGTGGTGCGCTTCGAGGCGGGCAGCGAGGCCGATCTGAGCAAGCTGGCCCACGTCGAGAATGCCGTGCTGGGGGACAGCCACGACGGGTCCGCCCTGATCGGCAACGACGGCGCCAATCAGCTGGTCGGACGCGATTGGGGCTGCACGGTAATCGGTGGCGGCGGCGACGACACGCTGCTGGGCGGCAGCGGCATGGGCCGGGACGTGCTGGACGGCGGCGAGGGCAACGATCTGCTGATCGCGGGGCAGTTCGACACGCTGGCGGGCGGGCAGGGCGACGACACCCTGGACGGCAGCGCGACCGACGGCAGCTGGACCCTGCGCTTCGGCCGCGGGGACGGGGCCGACCTGATCGAAGGCATCCATCCGGGCGAAGGGGAGCACGGCACGATCGAACTGGGCGCGGGCATCGAGCTGGACGACCTGACGGTCACGCGCGAGGGCGACGACTTGATCGTCGAACTGGACGGGGCGGCGAGCCGTTCTCGGCATTCGCTCTCGGCCAGGGGGCGGATCGGATCACGGTCCGCGGCAATTTCGCGGCCCGGGCCGATGGCCATGCTTCGTACGGGGTCGGCAAATTGCGGTTTGCCGACGGCCTGGAGCTGA